One stretch of Campylobacter sp. CNRCH_2014_0184h DNA includes these proteins:
- the pseC gene encoding UDP-4-amino-4,6-dideoxy-N-acetyl-beta-L-altrosamine transaminase — protein MITYSHQNIDEQDIQVVCEALKDDFLTGGKKVEEFEQALCEYVGVKYACVLNSATSALHLAYLSLNVKDKIVLTTPITFAATANAALMAGARIEFIDVKSDGNIDEKKLALRLSQDSSNIGAICVVDFAGNSVEMDEILALAKQYNIPLIDDASHALGAIYKDQKVGSMADLSIFSFHPVKPITTFEGGAVVSNDKELISKIKLLRSHGIVKKRLWDSDMIELGYNYRLSDVACALGINQLKKLDNMLEKREFITSFYDKEFEKNPYFSTIKIKDYKKSSRHLYPILLFPEFYCQKEIIFEKLLNLGIGVQVHYKPTYEFSFYKNLYGNLFLENADNFYKAELSIPAHQEMSLEEAQFIKDSLFKILEETKKACCE, from the coding sequence ATGATAACTTATTCTCATCAAAATATCGACGAACAAGACATACAAGTAGTTTGCGAAGCTTTAAAAGATGATTTTTTAACCGGTGGAAAAAAGGTTGAAGAATTTGAACAAGCCCTTTGTGAATATGTGGGTGTAAAATATGCTTGTGTGTTAAATTCAGCTACTTCTGCTTTGCACCTTGCGTATTTATCTTTAAATGTAAAAGATAAAATTGTCTTAACAACTCCCATTACCTTTGCTGCAACTGCAAATGCTGCTTTAATGGCAGGTGCTAGGATTGAGTTTATAGATGTAAAAAGTGATGGAAATATTGATGAGAAAAAACTTGCTTTAAGATTAAGCCAAGATAGCTCTAATATAGGGGCAATTTGTGTGGTTGATTTTGCAGGAAATAGTGTAGAAATGGATGAAATCCTAGCCTTAGCCAAACAATATAATATCCCACTAATAGATGATGCAAGTCATGCCCTAGGTGCTATTTATAAAGATCAAAAAGTAGGTTCTATGGCAGATTTGAGCATATTTTCTTTTCATCCGGTTAAACCTATCACAACCTTTGAGGGTGGTGCAGTCGTTAGCAATGATAAGGAATTAATCTCAAAAATCAAGCTTTTAAGAAGTCACGGCATAGTCAAAAAAAGACTTTGGGATAGTGATATGATTGAACTAGGTTATAATTATCGTTTAAGTGATGTAGCTTGTGCTTTGGGTATAAATCAACTTAAAAAACTTGATAATATGCTAGAAAAAAGAGAATTCATCACAAGTTTTTATGATAAAGAATTTGAAAAAAATCCTTATTTTAGCACTATAAAAATCAAAGATTATAAAAAAAGCTCAAGACATTTATACCCTATTTTGCTTTTTCCTGAATTTTATTGCCAAAAAGAGATTATTTTTGAAAAATTATTAAATTTAGGCATAGGCGTACAGGTGCATTATAAGCCTACTTATGAATTTAGTTTTTATAAAAATTTATATGGAAATTTATTTTTAGAAAATGCGGATAATTTTTATAAAGCTGAACTTAGCATACCTGCTCATCAAGAAATGAGTTTAGAAGAAGCACAATTTATTAAAGATAGTTTATTTAAGATTTTAGAAGAAACTAAAAAGGCTTGTTGTGAGTAA
- a CDS encoding acyl carrier protein → MENKFYEILENILEAKVDENSNLNMQNCKNWTSLNHIDIIMSLEEEFEIKFSKDELSQLKSQNELLQAIKSKVKNEKY, encoded by the coding sequence ATGGAAAATAAATTTTATGAAATTTTAGAAAATATACTAGAAGCAAAAGTTGATGAAAACTCAAATTTAAACATGCAAAATTGTAAAAATTGGACTTCTTTAAACCATATTGATATAATCATGAGTTTAGAAGAAGAATTTGAAATCAAATTTAGCAAAGATGAATTAAGTCAGCTAAAATCACAAAATGAGCTTTTGCAAGCTATCAAATCAAAGGTAAAAAATGAAAAATATTAA
- a CDS encoding DUF2920 family protein — protein MLKNETYFIDSCDDVELNIKRESKLEFKLTYDDSKEIEAIVCIISGIGGDIKDDLYISDYCARNYNVAVLNVNYHCIGNRPQTGAKIYLDDIDRLIFDTSLKAIGIEIPYDISKLNSFEEFHPAMDYLDKEIQKNKNNWEIDRNYYLDLSASLQPTKNEYQNFGIMQATDILNALLYIRKNFAFKAMGGGIKHILVGASHGGYLANLCAKLAPWLVDVVVDNSSHVSLTDLWRVIGFGKEVDFTEYYSVATFNFFQNIRLCCCDKTFWTTNKQSHYYFSLARKLIRETLNKDHLNIQAKYPNPKYIAYHSKFDEWVSLEEKEEYVDTLKKHGFDVEFIKVIDEKQIDGKFIKNLTHGMGIPMKLLIKKHLPQILQESLKDKTCKKEISYKCDDLIYTFKEENEQIALSVERV, from the coding sequence ATGCTTAAAAATGAAACTTATTTCATAGACTCTTGCGATGATGTAGAATTAAATATAAAAAGAGAAAGTAAATTAGAATTTAAATTAACTTATGATGATAGCAAAGAAATAGAGGCTATTGTTTGTATTATAAGTGGCATTGGTGGGGATATAAAAGATGATTTATATATAAGTGATTATTGTGCTAGAAATTATAATGTAGCAGTTTTAAATGTAAATTATCATTGCATAGGAAATCGTCCTCAAACTGGGGCTAAGATTTATCTTGATGATATTGATAGACTTATATTTGACACAAGTTTAAAGGCTATTGGTATAGAAATTCCTTATGATATATCAAAACTTAATTCTTTTGAAGAATTTCATCCTGCTATGGATTATCTTGATAAAGAAATTCAAAAAAATAAAAATAATTGGGAGATTGATAGGAATTATTATTTAGATTTAAGTGCAAGTTTACAGCCTACAAAGAATGAATATCAAAATTTTGGTATCATGCAAGCAACAGATATACTAAATGCTCTTTTATATATTAGAAAAAATTTCGCTTTTAAAGCTATGGGGGGGGGTATAAAGCATATTTTAGTTGGAGCATCTCATGGAGGATATTTAGCAAATTTATGTGCAAAATTAGCTCCTTGGCTTGTTGATGTTGTGGTGGATAATTCTTCCCATGTTAGCCTTACTGATTTATGGAGGGTTATAGGTTTTGGCAAAGAAGTTGATTTTACCGAGTATTATTCAGTTGCGACTTTTAATTTCTTTCAAAATATAAGATTATGCTGTTGTGATAAAACATTTTGGACTACAAATAAACAATCACATTATTATTTTTCACTTGCTAGAAAACTAATTAGAGAAACATTAAATAAAGATCATCTAAATATACAAGCAAAATATCCAAATCCGAAATACATTGCTTATCATTCTAAATTTGATGAATGGGTGTCTTTAGAAGAAAAAGAAGAATACGTTGATACTTTAAAAAAACATGGATTTGATGTTGAATTTATAAAAGTTATAGATGAAAAACAAATAGATGGTAAGTTTATTAAAAATCTAACTCATGGTATGGGTATACCTATGAAACTACTTATAAAAAAGCATTTACCACAAATTCTACAAGAATCTTTAAAAGATAAAACTTGTAAAAAAGAAATCTCATATAAATGTGATGATTTAATATATACCTTTAAAGAGGAAAATGAGCAGATTGCTTTAAGCGTGGAAAGGGTTTAA
- a CDS encoding motility associated factor glycosyltransferase family protein, whose protein sequence is MLQKNIKSIKTKLGQTLSTIKKNKYQVIQSNDSLDINFLNTQDNTLIYKNPLDELNIMLKNYNEKYHLYPVLYFFGFGNGILYKALLQNPHHKVIIVFEKDLEIIHTAFSIIDFSKELQEARLVIADINCLNTIDYELMCSQQPMLNFARTYFLELHSDYYERYHDDILKVNNNMLEYLKKAVLKYGNLPLDALQGIEQFTYNLPKMLTHPNYKELLKKRKNLSDTAIIVSTGPSLSKQLPLLKKYINKATIFCADSAYPILAKHNIKPDYVLSLERILATSEYFNNNFGDFDKNIIFALKSYTHPKTIQHLENNNRNYMLISPTDAKFIYFTQLHTYGYLGTGWSVANMASNLAFDLSHKNIILIGQDLAYSETGVSHSSDYTYLTDSYITKKPYKRDFGKYECEAYGGEGVVQSSAAWTLFRQNFESDIVFFKHFGVTTYNCTEGGARIKNAIEKPFKETCEELLTKELDKPFAPLEKPTLNKQIELMLKAYVKIKKSISNCHTLNNTIKDHLSHLKWSYQNTHSKENIENTFKKIDEIKLYIEELKDMKELHETLSPLLAQFEFNLAKIYVLNPINEDDIHNKSLLWIKEHIDWLELIIAHIKAHEQALHRGVIPLQEAIIKRGYGHKIK, encoded by the coding sequence ATGTTACAAAAAAATATTAAAAGTATAAAAACCAAACTAGGGCAAACCTTATCAACAATTAAAAAAAATAAATATCAAGTTATTCAAAGTAATGATAGTTTAGATATTAATTTTTTAAATACTCAAGATAATACCTTAATTTACAAAAATCCTTTAGATGAATTAAATATTATGTTAAAAAATTACAATGAAAAATATCATTTATATCCTGTATTGTATTTTTTTGGTTTTGGTAACGGAATTTTATATAAAGCTCTTTTGCAAAATCCTCACCATAAAGTGATTATAGTTTTTGAAAAAGACTTAGAGATCATCCACACGGCCTTTAGCATAATAGATTTTAGCAAAGAATTACAAGAAGCTAGACTAGTAATCGCTGATATCAATTGCCTAAACACGATAGATTATGAACTAATGTGCAGCCAACAACCTATGCTCAATTTTGCAAGAACTTATTTTTTAGAATTACATTCTGATTACTATGAAAGATATCATGATGACATACTAAAAGTCAACAACAACATGCTAGAATACTTAAAAAAAGCTGTATTAAAATATGGAAATTTACCACTTGATGCACTTCAAGGTATAGAACAATTTACCTATAATCTTCCTAAAATGTTAACTCATCCAAATTATAAAGAACTTTTAAAAAAAAGAAAAAACTTAAGTGATACAGCCATAATTGTCTCTACCGGCCCTAGTCTTTCTAAGCAACTTCCTTTACTAAAGAAATATATCAACAAAGCAACAATATTTTGCGCCGATAGCGCTTATCCTATACTAGCCAAACACAACATTAAACCTGATTATGTATTATCACTAGAAAGAATATTAGCTACAAGTGAATATTTTAATAATAACTTTGGTGATTTTGATAAGAATATTATTTTTGCCCTAAAATCATACACTCATCCAAAAACAATACAACATCTAGAAAATAACAACAGAAACTACATGTTAATTTCTCCCACTGATGCTAAATTTATTTATTTTACGCAATTACACACTTATGGTTATCTTGGAACAGGTTGGAGTGTGGCAAATATGGCCTCAAATCTTGCGTTTGATTTGAGTCATAAAAATATTATTTTAATTGGGCAAGATTTAGCCTATAGCGAAACTGGAGTATCTCATTCTAGTGATTATACTTATCTTACAGATAGTTATATAACTAAAAAACCATATAAAAGAGATTTTGGAAAATATGAATGTGAAGCTTATGGAGGGGAAGGAGTTGTGCAAAGTTCAGCTGCATGGACTTTATTTAGACAAAATTTCGAAAGCGATATTGTTTTTTTTAAACATTTTGGAGTAACCACATATAACTGCACAGAAGGTGGAGCTAGAATCAAAAATGCTATAGAAAAACCTTTTAAAGAAACATGTGAAGAGCTATTAACGAAAGAACTAGATAAACCTTTTGCGCCTTTAGAAAAACCAACCTTAAACAAACAAATCGAACTCATGCTTAAAGCATATGTAAAAATAAAAAAAAGTATTTCAAATTGTCATACTTTAAACAATACCATTAAAGATCATCTGTCTCATTTAAAATGGTCTTATCAAAATACCCACTCCAAAGAAAATATAGAAAATACGTTCAAAAAAATAGATGAAATCAAACTATATATAGAAGAACTAAAAGATATGAAAGAGTTGCATGAAACTTTAAGCCCATTGCTTGCTCAGTTTGAATTTAACCTGGCTAAAATTTATGTTCTTAATCCTATTAACGAAGATGATATACATAATAAATCACTCTTATGGATTAAAGAACATATTGATTGGCTTGAGTTAATTATTGCCCATATCAAAGCTCACGAACAAGCCCTACATAGAGGTGTAATTCCTTTACAAGAAGCTATTATAAAAAGAGGATATGGTCATAAAATCAAATGA
- a CDS encoding VOC family protein, with the protein MNLNLPIHHIGVACKSLEKERKIFEKLGFIKEAEFIDEQQGVKGEFIIPKNNLLPQYRFELLSNLNEKGVLDSYLKNKTKMYHIAYESKNIEQDLSLLLNDGLIVVDIMKASYFAKLCFVMMSNNLLIELVELK; encoded by the coding sequence ATGAATTTAAATTTACCAATCCACCATATAGGTGTAGCATGTAAATCTTTAGAAAAAGAAAGAAAAATATTTGAAAAGCTAGGTTTTATTAAAGAAGCTGAATTTATAGACGAACAACAGGGAGTAAAAGGGGAATTTATTATTCCAAAAAACAACTTACTTCCTCAATATCGCTTTGAACTTTTGTCAAATCTAAATGAAAAAGGTGTATTAGATAGCTATTTGAAAAATAAAACTAAAATGTATCATATAGCTTATGAAAGCAAAAATATAGAGCAAGATTTATCTTTACTTTTAAATGATGGTTTGATAGTTGTTGATATAATGAAAGCAAGTTATTTTGCAAAACTTTGCTTTGTGATGATGAGTAATAATTTATTGATAGAATTGGTAGAGCTAAAATGA
- a CDS encoding beta-ketoacyl-ACP synthase III: MKASFNKAKIAGISVCVPNKCINIDDCLEDVFQNDVKMLKRMKKISGTQERFIADENISTTDLAYEASINLFKMLDFDKNELDMVIFVTQTPDFFMPSCANYLHKRLNLKPQTIVFDVNQACSGYLYGLFIAFSFLENQNAKNILLICGDTLSKTINPLNANLAPIFGDGVSATLISCANEKSFFKLYSDGEGFDKLIIPNRAFVKLDESKSSNKEIFQTNEHRNLDNLYMDGAEIFNQALNLESQSIKEMLDFCEKSKDEVDYFLLHQSNQFLVDSIINDLGIDNSKTPNFLMSKYANLSACSLPALLCEIQKNDFNAILSAFGAGYAWGSAYINFDKNFKTDTISIYKGEKND, encoded by the coding sequence TTGAAAGCTAGTTTTAATAAGGCCAAAATAGCAGGCATAAGCGTTTGCGTGCCTAATAAATGCATAAATATAGATGATTGTTTAGAAGATGTTTTTCAAAATGATGTCAAAATGCTAAAAAGAATGAAAAAAATTTCAGGCACACAAGAAAGATTTATCGCTGATGAAAATATTAGCACAACAGATTTAGCCTATGAAGCAAGTATAAATTTATTTAAAATGCTTGATTTTGATAAAAATGAGCTTGATATGGTGATTTTTGTTACACAAACTCCTGATTTTTTTATGCCATCATGTGCAAACTATCTTCACAAACGATTAAATTTAAAGCCTCAAACCATAGTTTTTGATGTAAATCAAGCGTGTTCGGGGTATTTATATGGCTTATTTATAGCTTTTTCTTTTTTAGAAAATCAAAATGCAAAAAATATTTTATTAATTTGTGGTGATACTTTAAGCAAAACCATAAACCCTTTGAATGCAAATTTAGCTCCAATCTTTGGCGATGGAGTAAGTGCAACACTCATAAGCTGTGCAAATGAAAAATCGTTTTTTAAGCTTTATTCTGATGGAGAAGGTTTTGACAAACTCATCATACCTAATAGAGCTTTTGTTAAACTTGATGAGAGTAAAAGCTCTAATAAAGAAATATTTCAAACTAATGAGCATAGAAACCTAGATAATCTTTATATGGATGGGGCTGAAATTTTTAACCAAGCACTTAATCTTGAGAGCCAAAGCATAAAAGAAATGCTTGATTTTTGTGAAAAAAGTAAAGATGAAGTGGATTATTTTTTATTGCATCAATCCAATCAATTTTTAGTTGATTCTATTATAAATGACTTGGGTATTGATAACTCTAAAACACCAAATTTTTTGATGTCAAAATATGCTAATTTGAGTGCTTGCTCTTTACCTGCTTTACTTTGTGAAATACAAAAAAATGATTTTAATGCCATTTTAAGTGCTTTTGGCGCTGGATATGCCTGGGGGAGTGCTTATATCAATTTTGATAAAAACTTTAAAACTGATACAATTTCAATTTATAAAGGAGAAAAAAATGACTAA
- the pseF gene encoding pseudaminic acid cytidylyltransferase — MKNLCIIPARGGSKRIPRKNIIDFLGKPLIAYSIESALNSGIFDDVIISSDDDEIIKVALKYGAKAPFVRKKELSDDYASSTAVIQDAIITLEMQDKIYENVCCLYATAPLIDEFILQKAFKQFIQDECKFLFSACEFEYPIQRGFYLNEQNKVYMFDESNYHKRSQDLTKAYHDGGAFYFGKKEAWLEKNFMFKPHSKAFLLPRNKICDIDTFEDLEFAKMLYKFHNTNKAHLKIYHEI, encoded by the coding sequence ATGAAAAATCTTTGTATTATCCCAGCGCGTGGTGGTTCAAAAAGAATTCCTAGAAAAAATATCATTGATTTTTTAGGAAAACCTTTGATTGCTTATAGCATAGAAAGTGCTTTAAATTCGGGTATTTTTGATGATGTGATTATCTCAAGCGACGATGATGAGATCATCAAAGTAGCTTTAAAATACGGAGCTAAAGCTCCTTTTGTGCGTAAAAAAGAATTAAGTGATGATTATGCAAGCTCAACCGCTGTAATCCAAGATGCTATCATTACCCTAGAAATGCAAGATAAAATCTATGAAAATGTATGTTGTTTATATGCTACTGCACCACTTATAGATGAGTTTATCTTACAAAAAGCTTTTAAGCAATTTATTCAAGATGAGTGCAAATTTTTATTTTCAGCTTGTGAATTTGAATACCCTATACAAAGAGGTTTTTACCTTAATGAACAAAACAAAGTTTATATGTTTGATGAGTCAAATTATCACAAACGCTCACAAGATCTTACTAAAGCTTATCACGATGGTGGTGCATTTTACTTTGGCAAAAAAGAAGCATGGCTAGAAAAAAATTTTATGTTTAAACCTCACTCTAAAGCTTTTTTACTACCTAGAAATAAAATTTGTGATATTGATACCTTTGAAGACTTAGAATTTGCTAAAATGCTTTATAAATTTCACAATACAAACAAAGCACATCTCAAAATCTATCATGAAATATAA
- a CDS encoding acyl carrier protein, producing the protein MTKEELLEAISEAMHMDETLKEDMILDDIDEWDSLAFVSIMVLFKNSLGKQISGDDLKKCEKVSDLLALAGV; encoded by the coding sequence ATGACTAAAGAAGAATTACTAGAAGCTATTAGCGAAGCTATGCATATGGATGAAACACTAAAAGAAGATATGATTTTAGATGATATTGATGAATGGGATAGCTTAGCTTTTGTATCTATCATGGTATTATTTAAAAACTCACTTGGCAAGCAAATTAGCGGTGATGATCTTAAAAAATGTGAAAAAGTAAGTGATCTTTTAGCTTTAGCTGGTGTTTAA
- a CDS encoding class I SAM-dependent methyltransferase, translated as MKNIKNLFELIAIKNPIHAKYLNKISITNEDKIEFENLITYYLQNNISLQEQCECYLTILNDTLEETKYFIENNSYRYKSFEEVKDKVYFNETYMKKYMIGLALSSYIWIAHIKVRKYFENYLQSKSKHGNYFEIGPGHGEFFTKAVKSLKFNYYLGLDLSPTSCELTKNMVENQVKNLINNCEFLCKDFFQFQFHKKADLIVIGEVLEHVEQPLEFLKRAKDLLSDEGEIFATIPINAPAIDHIYLFTHPNEIFEMAKEANLKIKQYECFMANDYSLEKALKFKNAITMAVVFEK; from the coding sequence ATGAAAAATATTAAAAACTTATTTGAGTTAATAGCTATAAAAAATCCAATTCACGCAAAATATTTAAATAAAATCAGTATAACAAATGAAGATAAAATAGAATTTGAAAATCTCATTACATATTATCTTCAAAATAATATTTCTTTACAAGAGCAGTGCGAATGCTATTTAACTATACTTAATGACACTTTAGAAGAAACAAAATATTTCATAGAAAATAACTCATACAGATATAAAAGTTTTGAAGAAGTAAAAGATAAAGTCTATTTTAATGAAACTTATATGAAAAAATACATGATAGGGCTTGCACTTTCATCTTATATTTGGATTGCTCATATAAAAGTTAGAAAGTATTTTGAAAATTATCTTCAATCAAAAAGCAAACATGGTAATTATTTTGAAATAGGTCCAGGACATGGAGAATTTTTTACTAAAGCTGTTAAAAGTTTAAAATTTAATTATTATTTAGGTTTAGATTTGTCCCCTACTAGTTGTGAATTGACAAAAAATATGGTGGAAAATCAAGTTAAAAATTTAATTAATAATTGTGAATTTTTATGTAAAGATTTTTTTCAATTTCAATTTCACAAAAAGGCTGATTTAATAGTAATTGGAGAAGTTTTAGAACATGTTGAGCAACCTTTAGAATTTTTAAAAAGAGCAAAAGACTTATTAAGTGATGAAGGTGAAATTTTCGCAACCATACCTATCAACGCACCTGCAATTGATCATATATACTTATTTACACATCCAAATGAAATTTTTGAAATGGCAAAAGAAGCAAATTTAAAAATAAAACAATATGAATGTTTTATGGCAAATGACTATTCTTTAGAAAAAGCTTTAAAATTTAAAAATGCTATAACTATGGCTGTGGTATTTGAAAAATGA
- a CDS encoding AAC(3) family N-acetyltransferase — translation MKYFLEHNDKKYSNIDLIEAFKKLGIKKGDILCVHTELFNFGTPLLPRNEFLQTILDCFFEVIDKEGTLIMPTFTYSFCKNEVYDKLNSPTKMGALNEYFRKQVGVKRTNDPIFSFVIKGAKEELFLKDTTSCFGENCVYDVLTQEGGKYILFGSTTGHTLTHYIEEEYQVDYRYFKDFYGKIIDEQNRMHDKKIKFYVRHLDKKSLPNVDNINYITKKTKNFIYENFGGATICLFHTKEYKEAIKNALDEDKNIFILQD, via the coding sequence ATGAAATATTTCTTAGAACATAATGATAAAAAATACTCTAATATTGACTTAATAGAAGCTTTTAAAAAACTTGGCATCAAAAAAGGCGATATTTTGTGTGTACATACTGAACTTTTTAATTTTGGCACACCCTTACTTCCTAGAAATGAATTTTTACAAACTATATTAGATTGTTTTTTTGAAGTTATAGATAAAGAAGGTACTTTAATCATGCCTACATTTACCTATAGTTTTTGCAAAAATGAAGTTTATGATAAATTAAATTCTCCTACAAAAATGGGTGCTTTAAATGAATATTTTCGCAAACAAGTAGGAGTAAAACGCACCAATGATCCTATATTTTCTTTTGTTATAAAAGGAGCTAAAGAAGAATTGTTTTTAAAAGACACTACAAGTTGTTTTGGAGAAAATTGTGTATATGATGTTTTAACACAAGAAGGTGGGAAATATATACTTTTTGGAAGCACTACAGGACACACTCTAACTCATTATATCGAAGAAGAATATCAAGTAGATTACAGATATTTTAAAGATTTTTACGGAAAAATAATAGATGAGCAAAACAGAATGCATGATAAAAAAATAAAATTTTATGTTAGACATTTAGATAAAAAATCTTTACCAAATGTCGATAATATAAACTATATTACTAAAAAAACAAAAAATTTTATATACGAAAATTTTGGTGGTGCAACTATATGTTTATTTCATACAAAAGAATATAAAGAAGCGATAAAAAATGCTCTTGATGAAGATAAAAATATTTTTATATTGCAGGATTAA
- a CDS encoding HAD-IIIC family phosphatase, producing MNLFSPSLKRNDLIKLSKENHYKKIAINVFRNHSFEVISSILNAFLAFSKLKAEFKISSYDDSLSYDNFQKVDLNIIFIDLNNYKKNVDDFIKEKIQELSSISNAPIITLLLGNTSLKEYSICKILKPFLDENLIIDDSNFEINASRLSNKACLKLAQFLGLKILPSFLQPTLKAIIIDLDNTLYQGILGEDGIENLTLSSNHKALQSELLNLKNQGFLLAIASKNEEEDVKKLFSQRKDFLLQLDDFSMIKANWKSKDENIKEIVKFFNIAFDSVLFIDDNIAEIENVSHLHINTLLADENSAYSLKLYPRLLKTSFSKEDELRSADIKANLQRQELSKLNPKEYFEKLQICLKFHINHANELERISQLLNKTNQFISNYSRLSLKECEEFMQKHTILTISMSDKLSDSGIIAIFVAYKDETNLIIKDLCISCRALGRKLEKIMLYKAIELLHLHFNTKECILYFQKGERNMPFLEFLYSLNANIKENFALIQKEMINYEGLIIES from the coding sequence ATGAATCTTTTTTCACCAAGTTTAAAAAGAAATGATCTCATAAAACTTAGCAAGGAAAATCATTATAAAAAAATTGCTATTAATGTTTTTAGAAATCACTCTTTTGAAGTGATTTCAAGCATACTAAATGCATTTTTAGCCTTTAGTAAATTAAAGGCTGAATTTAAAATAAGCTCTTATGATGATAGTTTAAGTTATGATAATTTTCAAAAAGTAGATTTAAACATCATATTTATAGATTTAAACAATTATAAAAAAAATGTAGATGATTTTATCAAAGAAAAAATACAAGAACTATCAAGCATTAGCAACGCTCCTATCATCACACTTTTACTTGGTAATACAAGCTTAAAAGAATATAGTATTTGCAAAATACTAAAGCCCTTTTTAGATGAAAATCTCATCATAGATGATAGTAATTTTGAAATAAATGCAAGCAGACTTAGTAATAAAGCTTGTTTAAAATTAGCCCAATTTCTAGGACTAAAAATCCTACCTAGCTTCTTACAACCAACTTTAAAAGCAATCATCATAGATCTTGATAATACCTTATACCAAGGAATTTTAGGCGAAGATGGCATTGAAAATCTTACTTTATCTAGCAATCATAAAGCCTTGCAAAGTGAGCTTTTAAATTTAAAAAATCAAGGTTTTTTACTCGCCATCGCTTCAAAAAATGAAGAAGAAGATGTAAAAAAACTTTTTTCACAAAGAAAAGACTTTTTATTACAACTTGATGATTTTAGTATGATCAAGGCCAATTGGAAAAGTAAAGACGAAAATATCAAAGAAATTGTAAAATTTTTTAATATAGCTTTTGATAGTGTGTTGTTTATTGATGATAATATAGCCGAAATTGAAAATGTATCACACCTTCATATTAACACCTTACTAGCTGATGAAAATAGTGCTTATAGTTTAAAGCTCTATCCTAGACTTTTAAAAACAAGCTTTAGCAAGGAAGATGAATTAAGAAGTGCTGATATTAAAGCAAATTTACAAAGACAAGAGCTTAGCAAGCTTAACCCTAAAGAGTATTTTGAAAAATTACAAATTTGTTTGAAATTTCATATCAACCATGCGAATGAACTTGAAAGAATTTCACAACTACTTAATAAAACTAATCAATTTATATCAAATTACTCAAGATTAAGCTTAAAAGAGTGTGAAGAATTTATGCAAAAACATACTATTTTGACTATAAGCATGAGTGATAAATTAAGCGATAGTGGTATTATAGCAATTTTTGTAGCTTATAAAGATGAAACAAATTTAATCATAAAAGATCTTTGTATAAGTTGTAGAGCCTTAGGAAGAAAGCTTGAAAAAATTATGCTATATAAGGCTATAGAATTATTACACCTGCATTTTAATACAAAAGAATGTATTTTATACTTTCAAAAGGGCGAAAGAAATATGCCATTTTTAGAATTTTTATATAGTTTAAATGCAAATATAAAAGAAAATTTTGCTCTAATCCAAAAAGAAATGATAAATTACGAAGGACTTATAATTGAAAGCTAG